A genome region from Rhodopseudomonas boonkerdii includes the following:
- a CDS encoding acyl-CoA dehydrogenase family protein, which translates to MPLLLNEEQTMLRDSARGFIGDKAPIAHFRQLRDSKDATGFSRDHWKTFAEMGFAGLLVPEAHGGSGLGAVEAGVIMEEIGRTLMPSPFFATSVLSVTALRGGSEAQQAAWLPKIVDGSLLAALAVDEGNKHRPHHIAMKAERAGNGFKLSGDKAFVVDGHVADLLIVAARSGGTPGEREGLTLFAVDPKATGITIERTVMVDAHNAARVAFDNVAVDADSVLGEVDQGGALLDRVLNIGRAAAAAEMVGLSDEVFGRTVTYLKERKQFGKLIGEFQALQHRAAHLYTEIEVTRAAAMKALQLLDAEAPNAAAAVAVAKAKAGTTATLAVQEGVQMHGGMGMTDQFDIGLFMKRARVCQELLGDSNYHADQLAKLKKY; encoded by the coding sequence ATGCCTCTCCTCCTCAACGAAGAACAGACCATGCTCCGCGACTCCGCGCGCGGCTTCATCGGCGACAAGGCGCCGATCGCCCATTTCCGGCAGCTGCGCGACAGCAAGGACGCGACCGGCTTCTCACGCGATCATTGGAAGACCTTTGCCGAAATGGGCTTTGCCGGTCTCCTGGTGCCGGAAGCCCATGGCGGCAGCGGGCTTGGAGCCGTCGAGGCCGGTGTCATCATGGAGGAGATCGGGCGCACGCTGATGCCGTCGCCGTTCTTTGCCACCTCGGTGCTATCGGTTACTGCGCTGCGCGGCGGCAGCGAGGCACAACAGGCGGCCTGGCTGCCGAAGATCGTCGACGGTTCGCTGCTCGCCGCGCTGGCCGTGGATGAAGGCAACAAGCATCGTCCGCACCACATCGCGATGAAGGCGGAGCGCGCCGGCAACGGTTTCAAACTCAGCGGCGACAAGGCTTTCGTGGTCGACGGTCATGTGGCCGATCTCCTGATTGTCGCCGCGCGCAGCGGCGGTACGCCGGGCGAGCGCGAAGGGCTGACATTGTTCGCCGTCGATCCCAAGGCGACAGGTATCACCATCGAGCGCACAGTCATGGTCGATGCGCATAACGCGGCGCGAGTCGCATTCGACAATGTCGCTGTCGATGCCGACAGCGTGCTCGGCGAAGTCGACCAGGGCGGTGCGCTGCTCGACCGCGTGCTGAATATCGGCCGGGCTGCTGCTGCGGCGGAGATGGTGGGGCTGTCGGACGAGGTATTCGGCCGTACGGTGACCTATCTGAAAGAACGCAAGCAGTTCGGTAAGCTGATCGGTGAGTTCCAGGCGCTGCAACACCGCGCCGCGCATCTCTATACGGAGATCGAAGTGACGCGCGCCGCCGCGATGAAGGCGTTGCAGTTGCTCGACGCTGAGGCCCCGAACGCAGCGGCTGCGGTGGCCGTCGCCAAGGCGAAGGCCGGCACCACGGCGACGCTGGCGGTGCAGGAGGGCGTGCAGATGCACGGCGGCATGGGCATGACCGACCAGTTCGACATCGGCCTGTTCATGAAGCGCGCACGGGTGTGCCAGGAGCTGCTGGGCGACAGCAACTATCACGCGGATCAGTTAGCGAAGCTGAAGAAGTATTGA
- a CDS encoding acyl-CoA dehydrogenase family protein, with amino-acid sequence MSDLDQFRSDTRAWLEANCPPEMRKPVTADEDVFWGGRNTKFASEPQRLWFERMRDKGWTVPDWPKQYGGGGLDGAEAKILREEMARIGARPPLSSFGIWMLGPALLKYGNDEQKKEHLPKIAAGLIRWCQGYSEPNAGSDLASLQTRAESDGDHYVINGQKIWTSYANYADWIFCLVRTDPAAKKHDGISFILFDMTSPGVSTKPILLISGKSPFCETFFDNVRVPKSHVVGTVNRGWDVAKYLLQHERAMISGMGERGVGRPLGQIAADSVGVDAQGRLDDAMLRGQIASFEVDEAALACAAERAVDLAKAGQGHPAFSSAMKYYGTELNKRRYEILMSAGGIGALEWESPRSHEGARPRAWLRTKANSIEGGTSEVMLGIVAKRILDLPGA; translated from the coding sequence ATGTCGGATCTCGATCAATTCCGCAGCGACACCCGCGCCTGGCTGGAGGCCAACTGCCCGCCGGAAATGCGCAAACCGGTGACGGCTGACGAGGATGTGTTCTGGGGCGGACGTAATACGAAATTCGCATCGGAGCCGCAGCGCCTCTGGTTCGAACGTATGCGCGACAAGGGCTGGACCGTGCCGGACTGGCCGAAACAATATGGCGGCGGCGGTCTCGATGGCGCCGAGGCGAAAATCCTGCGTGAAGAGATGGCGCGGATCGGCGCACGGCCACCGCTGTCGAGCTTCGGCATCTGGATGCTCGGGCCGGCGCTTTTGAAATATGGCAACGACGAGCAGAAGAAAGAGCATCTGCCCAAGATCGCGGCCGGTCTGATCCGCTGGTGCCAGGGCTATTCCGAGCCCAATGCCGGCTCCGATCTCGCCTCGCTGCAGACCCGCGCGGAGAGCGACGGCGATCACTACGTCATCAACGGCCAGAAGATCTGGACGTCCTACGCCAATTATGCCGACTGGATCTTCTGCCTCGTGCGCACCGATCCCGCGGCGAAGAAACATGACGGCATCAGCTTCATTCTGTTCGACATGACCTCGCCGGGCGTCTCCACCAAGCCGATCCTGTTGATCTCCGGCAAATCACCGTTCTGCGAGACATTCTTCGACAATGTCCGGGTGCCGAAATCCCATGTGGTCGGCACCGTCAATCGCGGCTGGGATGTCGCCAAGTATCTGCTGCAGCATGAGCGCGCGATGATTTCCGGGATGGGCGAGCGCGGCGTCGGCCGTCCGCTCGGCCAGATCGCGGCAGATTCGGTCGGTGTGGATGCGCAAGGACGGCTCGACGATGCGATGCTGCGCGGGCAGATCGCGAGTTTCGAGGTGGACGAGGCGGCTCTCGCCTGCGCAGCCGAGCGCGCGGTCGATCTCGCCAAGGCCGGGCAGGGGCATCCGGCGTTTTCATCGGCGATGAAATATTATGGCACCGAACTCAACAAACGTCGCTATGAAATTCTGATGTCGGCCGGCGGCATCGGCGCGCTGGAGTGGGAGAGCCCGCGGTCGCATGAAGGCGCCAGACCACGTGCGTGGCTGCGCACCAAAGCGAATTCCATCGAAGGCGGCACCAGCGAAGTGATGCTGGGGATCGTCGCCAAGCGCATCCTGGATTTGCCGGGGGCGTAG
- a CDS encoding carboxymuconolactone decarboxylase family protein, translating to MRLKLLSPGEMSVDQKAIYDESIASKRGKPPEPMMAWLASPEMARHATRLGAFLRYDTSLSAAHAELAILVTARHWTAHFEWYAHKKFALAGGLDPAIIEDIKNRRTPTFTETKERVIYDVAKSLHEAQGLSQPLYDEAVDVLGAKALVEIIGLCGYYTMVSMTLNTYQFGLPDGQVSELL from the coding sequence ATGCGCCTGAAACTTCTTTCGCCTGGCGAAATGAGCGTCGATCAGAAGGCGATTTATGACGAGTCCATTGCCAGCAAACGCGGCAAGCCGCCGGAGCCGATGATGGCCTGGCTTGCCAGCCCCGAGATGGCGCGTCACGCCACGCGGCTCGGCGCTTTCCTGCGCTACGACACATCGCTCTCTGCGGCGCATGCGGAGTTGGCGATTCTCGTCACAGCCCGGCATTGGACGGCGCATTTCGAATGGTACGCGCACAAAAAGTTCGCGCTCGCCGGCGGCCTCGACCCGGCCATCATCGAGGACATCAAGAATCGCCGTACGCCAACTTTCACCGAAACGAAGGAGCGCGTGATCTATGATGTAGCCAAATCGCTGCATGAAGCGCAGGGACTATCGCAGCCGCTGTATGACGAGGCTGTCGACGTGCTCGGCGCCAAGGCACTTGTCGAGATCATCGGCCTGTGCGGTTACTACACGATGGTCTCGATGACGCTGAACACCTATCAGTTCGGCCTGCCGGACGGGCAGGTGTCGGAGCTCTTGTAA
- a CDS encoding VOC family protein, which produces MPTANPPIPAGTRIGHVHLKVADLDRALGFYRDVLGFQVKQRYGDQAVFIAAGDYHHHIGLNTWESKGGHPPAPGTTGLFHTAILYPTRAALADALHRVRAAGIPLDGASDHGVSEALYLRDPDQNGVELYWDRPESEWPRDANGEIAMFTKRLDVEDLLKAREV; this is translated from the coding sequence ATGCCCACCGCCAACCCGCCGATTCCCGCTGGTACGCGGATCGGGCATGTCCATCTCAAGGTCGCCGATCTCGATCGGGCACTCGGCTTCTATCGGGATGTACTCGGCTTCCAGGTCAAGCAACGCTATGGCGACCAGGCGGTGTTCATTGCTGCCGGCGACTATCACCATCATATCGGACTCAACACCTGGGAGAGCAAAGGCGGCCATCCGCCTGCGCCCGGCACCACCGGCCTCTTCCACACCGCTATCCTCTATCCGACCCGGGCCGCCCTCGCCGATGCCTTGCATCGGGTGCGCGCCGCCGGCATCCCGCTGGACGGCGCCAGCGATCACGGTGTCAGCGAGGCGCTGTATCTGCGCGACCCCGACCAGAACGGCGTGGAGCTCTACTGGGACCGTCCGGAAAGCGAGTGGCCGCGCGACGCGAATGGCGAGATTGCGATGTTCACGAAGCGATTGGATGTGGAAGACTTGTTGAAGGCGAGAGAAGTCTGA
- a CDS encoding MFS transporter gives MDATSHGTDGETSIRYEGWRIVGVCFVLATFGWALGFYGQSVYLAELQRVHGWPASIIATATTFFYLVGALMVAFVSEAMRMLGPRNTLLAGVGMLSVATILLGQITAPWQLYAVNVLLAFGWAGTSLGAITNTLGLWFDKKRGMAISLALNGASFGGIVGVPLMVAASNAFGFAGATVAAVAAMLLLLVPVILLFVGHPPHRAGVGHVAAANTPSSTRFRAEAMRNVAFLTVTIAFALGLFAQVGFIVHLISFLDPVIGRERAAAAVSLMTIMAVVGRVLFSTVIDRLNQRLASALSFLSQAVALAIVVNTQSAPLVFVACALFGFSVGNLITLPALIVQREFDPRAFGVLVSLITSVTQVTYAFGPGIVGWLRDISGSYSVPFYSCMALQVIAAMMIMIRGRRAD, from the coding sequence ATGGACGCAACTTCACACGGGACAGACGGCGAAACTTCGATTCGTTATGAGGGCTGGCGGATCGTAGGTGTTTGCTTCGTGCTTGCCACTTTCGGATGGGCGCTCGGCTTCTATGGACAAAGCGTCTATCTCGCGGAACTTCAGCGCGTACACGGTTGGCCAGCCTCGATCATCGCGACGGCGACGACCTTCTTCTATCTCGTCGGCGCCCTGATGGTTGCCTTTGTCAGCGAGGCGATGCGGATGCTCGGGCCGCGCAACACGCTGCTTGCCGGCGTCGGCATGCTCAGCGTTGCCACGATCCTGCTCGGCCAGATCACGGCGCCCTGGCAGCTCTATGCAGTGAACGTTCTGCTCGCCTTCGGCTGGGCCGGCACCAGCCTCGGTGCCATCACCAACACGCTTGGCCTGTGGTTCGACAAGAAGCGCGGCATGGCGATCAGCCTCGCGCTCAACGGCGCGAGTTTTGGTGGCATCGTCGGCGTGCCATTGATGGTGGCGGCGAGCAATGCGTTCGGCTTCGCCGGCGCCACGGTGGCGGCCGTCGCGGCGATGTTGCTGCTGCTGGTGCCGGTGATCCTGCTGTTTGTCGGCCATCCGCCGCATCGCGCCGGCGTTGGCCATGTGGCGGCGGCCAACACGCCGTCATCGACGCGTTTTCGTGCCGAGGCGATGCGTAATGTGGCGTTCCTCACGGTGACCATCGCTTTCGCGTTGGGACTGTTTGCGCAGGTCGGATTCATCGTGCACCTGATCTCGTTTCTGGATCCGGTGATCGGCCGCGAGCGCGCGGCCGCGGCAGTCTCGTTAATGACCATCATGGCCGTCGTCGGCCGCGTGCTGTTCTCGACGGTGATCGATCGGCTCAATCAGCGGCTGGCGTCGGCCTTGTCCTTTCTCAGCCAGGCGGTGGCGCTGGCCATCGTCGTCAATACGCAGAGCGCGCCGCTGGTGTTTGTCGCCTGCGCCTTGTTTGGATTCTCGGTGGGGAATCTGATCACACTGCCGGCGTTGATCGTGCAGCGCGAATTCGATCCACGCGCTTTCGGCGTGCTGGTGAGCCTGATCACTTCGGTGACGCAGGTCACCTACGCATTCGGGCCGGGCATTGTCGGCTGGCTGAGGGATATTTCGGGCAGCTACAGTGTGCCGTTCTATAGCTGCATGGCACTGCAGGTGATTGCAGCTATGATGATCATGATTCGCGGCCGTAGAGCGGATTAA
- a CDS encoding ActR/PrrA/RegA family redox response regulator transcription factor, with the protein MNALAEVTEQTDRSLLIVEDDKPFLERLSRAMETRGFTVTSCDTVSDGLAHIGKSAPAFAVVDLRLGDGNGLDVVSALKQQRPDARAIVLTGYGNIATAVTAVKMGAVDYLSKPADADDVVNALLAIDSDKSELPSNPMSADRVRWEHIQRIYEMCNRNVSETARRLNMHRRTLQRILAKRAPR; encoded by the coding sequence GTGAACGCTCTTGCTGAAGTGACCGAACAGACCGACCGCTCGCTCCTGATCGTTGAGGACGACAAGCCGTTTCTGGAACGCCTGTCACGCGCGATGGAGACACGCGGCTTTACCGTTACCTCCTGCGATACCGTCTCCGACGGCCTTGCTCATATCGGCAAATCGGCGCCGGCTTTTGCCGTGGTCGATCTTCGCCTCGGCGACGGCAACGGCCTCGATGTCGTGTCCGCGTTGAAGCAGCAGCGCCCGGATGCGCGCGCCATCGTGCTCACCGGTTATGGCAACATCGCCACCGCTGTGACCGCCGTGAAGATGGGCGCCGTCGACTATCTGTCGAAGCCGGCCGATGCCGATGACGTCGTCAATGCACTGCTTGCAATCGACAGCGACAAGTCGGAACTGCCGAGCAATCCGATGTCGGCCGACCGCGTGCGCTGGGAACATATCCAGCGCATCTATGAAATGTGCAACCGCAACGTCTCGGAAACCGCGCGCCGCCTGAACATGCATCGCCGCACCCTGCAGCGCATTCTCGCCAAGCGCGCCCCGCGGTAA
- a CDS encoding MmcB family DNA repair protein has translation MESTAVQTPTLIFDRRQSETALAVARGTARLLRSLGFSCVAELPLPSGRRADLVAMNEKGEIWIVEIKSSVEDLRADQKWPDYRAHCDRLFFAFTQDLPCEIFPADTGLIVADAYGAHVQCEAPEHRLAAATRKSMMLRFAMTAAYRLNRLHDPQGHAALPNEL, from the coding sequence ATGGAATCGACCGCCGTTCAAACCCCGACGCTGATTTTCGATCGCCGTCAGTCCGAAACGGCGCTGGCTGTCGCGCGTGGAACCGCGCGCCTGCTGCGCTCGCTCGGATTTTCGTGTGTTGCCGAGCTGCCGCTGCCTTCGGGGCGGCGGGCGGATCTGGTGGCGATGAACGAGAAGGGCGAGATCTGGATCGTCGAGATCAAATCATCGGTGGAGGATTTGCGCGCCGACCAGAAATGGCCGGATTACCGCGCCCATTGCGACCGGCTGTTCTTTGCTTTCACGCAGGATTTGCCCTGCGAGATTTTCCCTGCCGATACCGGATTGATCGTGGCGGATGCCTATGGCGCGCATGTGCAATGCGAGGCGCCGGAACACAGGCTTGCGGCTGCGACGCGCAAATCCATGATGTTGCGTTTCGCAATGACGGCAGCCTACAGACTCAACAGGCTGCACGACCCTCAAGGTCATGCAGCCTTGCCGAATGAGCTCTAG
- a CDS encoding vWA domain-containing protein → MSLARIGRVALIVAAASLPQAAFTSFAHAKPTVEVAFVLDTTGSMAGLIEGAKRKIWSIATSILDQNPDADIRMGLVAYRDIGDEYVTKKFDLTTDIQDLYANLLQVRAQGGGDWPESVNEALDVAINKLQWSKGGDIRRIVFLVGDAPPHMDYAQDTKYETTMKVAQQKEIIVNAVLAGGARDTERAWRDIAQRGDGRFIAIPQDGGQVVIIETPYDEEIIILQNEINKTVIPYGPRTLQKRTEEKTRQLSEVARAAPASASDMASYINKRAKLSSEAVTGGGDLVADVASGSKRLDGVKDDELPESLRKLSMRDRTAELEKQMTLRKELNAKLTALVVKRDAYVAAQRDKTGAPKASSFDREVEATLKVQLKK, encoded by the coding sequence ATGAGCTTAGCCCGTATCGGCCGTGTCGCCCTGATCGTCGCTGCCGCAAGTCTGCCTCAAGCCGCTTTCACGTCATTTGCGCACGCAAAACCCACCGTAGAGGTCGCTTTCGTGCTGGATACGACCGGCTCTATGGCCGGCCTGATCGAAGGCGCGAAACGCAAAATCTGGTCGATTGCCACTTCGATCCTTGACCAGAATCCCGATGCCGACATCCGTATGGGACTCGTCGCCTATCGCGACATCGGCGATGAGTATGTGACGAAGAAATTCGACCTCACCACCGATATTCAGGATCTCTATGCCAATCTGCTGCAAGTGAGAGCGCAGGGCGGCGGCGACTGGCCCGAAAGCGTCAACGAGGCGCTCGATGTCGCCATCAACAAGCTGCAATGGTCCAAGGGTGGCGATATCAGGCGCATCGTGTTCCTGGTCGGCGACGCCCCACCGCATATGGATTATGCGCAGGATACTAAGTACGAGACGACGATGAAGGTGGCGCAGCAGAAAGAGATCATCGTCAACGCCGTCCTTGCCGGCGGCGCCCGCGATACCGAACGCGCCTGGCGCGACATCGCCCAGCGCGGCGACGGTCGCTTTATCGCGATCCCGCAGGATGGCGGACAGGTGGTGATCATCGAGACGCCGTATGATGAGGAGATCATCATCCTGCAAAACGAGATCAACAAGACCGTGATCCCCTACGGTCCCCGCACGCTGCAGAAGCGCACCGAGGAAAAGACGCGGCAGTTATCGGAAGTCGCCCGCGCAGCGCCAGCCTCGGCATCGGACATGGCGAGCTATATCAACAAACGGGCAAAGCTGTCGTCGGAGGCTGTAACCGGTGGCGGCGATCTGGTCGCCGATGTGGCGTCGGGCAGCAAGAGGCTCGATGGCGTCAAGGATGATGAGCTGCCGGAGTCGCTGCGAAAACTGTCGATGCGGGATCGCACGGCTGAGCTCGAAAAGCAGATGACCTTACGTAAGGAGCTTAACGCCAAGCTCACCGCGCTGGTCGTCAAACGTGACGCCTATGTGGCCGCGCAGCGCGACAAGACGGGGGCACCGAAGGCCTCGTCCTTCGATCGCGAGGTGGAGGCGACATTGAAAGTGCAGCTCAAGAAGTAG
- a CDS encoding MBL fold metallo-hydrolase, giving the protein MTENAPKAQAGGTIIPVTLFQQNCMLLWDEATRQAVVIDPGGDVPLIREAIAKANVQVGQIWLTHGHIDHVGGAAELRDALKVEIIGPHKADEFLLDNVESSGANYGIAGVRNFKPDRWLEEGDIVSVGGLSFEILHCPGHSPGSVVYYSKGMKFAHVGDVLFAGSVGRTDLPGGSHETLISSIMNKLIPLGDDVGFICGHGPGSSIGQERMTNPFLTGMA; this is encoded by the coding sequence ATGACAGAGAACGCACCCAAAGCTCAAGCCGGCGGCACCATCATTCCGGTGACGCTGTTTCAGCAGAACTGCATGCTCCTGTGGGACGAAGCCACCCGACAGGCGGTGGTGATCGATCCCGGCGGCGACGTGCCGCTGATCCGGGAGGCAATTGCCAAGGCCAATGTGCAGGTCGGGCAGATTTGGCTCACCCATGGCCATATCGATCATGTCGGCGGCGCCGCCGAACTGCGCGATGCGCTGAAGGTCGAGATCATCGGCCCGCACAAGGCCGACGAATTCCTGCTCGACAACGTCGAGTCCTCAGGCGCCAATTACGGCATCGCCGGCGTGCGCAACTTCAAGCCGGACCGATGGCTCGAGGAGGGCGATATCGTCAGCGTCGGCGGCCTCTCCTTCGAGATCCTGCACTGTCCCGGCCATTCACCCGGCAGCGTCGTCTATTACAGCAAGGGTATGAAATTTGCCCATGTGGGCGATGTATTGTTTGCCGGCTCTGTCGGCCGGACCGATCTCCCGGGCGGGAGCCACGAGACGCTGATCAGCTCGATCATGAACAAGCTGATTCCCCTCGGCGACGATGTAGGTTTCATCTGCGGTCACGGACCAGGGTCCAGCATCGGCCAGGAGCGGATGACCAATCCCTTTCTCACAGGGATGGCCTGA
- a CDS encoding DUF1236 domain-containing protein: MIRRLLGTAAVVATMAIPALAHAQGVPGGIERGAAEGERAAGPVGAIVGGTIGGVVGGVAGVLGVDDRPRFRSYVVEQHRPSYTYDREVRVGAVLPASGVTYYEVPAEYRAAREYRYTVVNGRTVLVEPGTRRIVEVID, from the coding sequence ATGATCCGCCGTCTTCTCGGAACTGCCGCCGTCGTTGCTACGATGGCGATTCCTGCTCTTGCTCATGCCCAGGGCGTTCCCGGGGGCATCGAGCGCGGGGCTGCCGAAGGTGAACGCGCTGCAGGCCCCGTGGGAGCTATTGTAGGAGGCACGATCGGCGGGGTGGTTGGCGGCGTGGCCGGTGTACTGGGCGTCGACGATCGCCCGCGCTTCCGCAGCTATGTCGTCGAACAGCATCGTCCGTCCTATACCTATGACCGCGAGGTCCGTGTCGGCGCCGTATTACCTGCAAGCGGCGTGACCTATTACGAGGTTCCGGCCGAATATCGCGCGGCGCGTGAATATCGCTACACCGTGGTCAACGGCCGCACGGTTCTGGTCGAGCCAGGCACCCGTCGGATCGTCGAGGTGATCGACTGA